CCGGATTTCCGCTGGGCGTTGTCACTGTGAATATTGTCGGGTCGTTTCTGATGGGGCTTTTCGTGGTCTTTGCCCATCGCAAGGGGATCATGCATCTGAGCCCTTTGGTGATGACGGGGTTTTTGGGCGGGTTCACTACCTTCTCGGCCTTTTCTCTAGAGGCGGTGACCCTGTTTGAAAAAGGTCAGACGGGGGCTGCAGCCTTCTATGTGGCTCTGTCGGTCGGGGCGTCGATTGCGGCGCTGGTCTTGGGGCTTTGGATCGCTCGGGGGATTTGGGCATGATTGGCGTGCAAACGATTGAAGTCGCGGTGGGCGATGCGGATATGCGTCTGGATCGCTGGCTGAAGGCGACTTTCCCGCAGCTGAACCAGATCCGCATCGAAAAAATGTGTCGCAAAGGCGAGCTCCGTGTGGATGGCGGGCGGGTGAAACCTGCGACGCGGCTTGAGGCGGGTCAGATGGTGCGCGTGCCGCCCCTACCGGATAAAGCGCCAGAGCCGAAACCGCGCAGCAATCGTATCTCGGCAGCCGATGAAAAGCTGATCCAATCCTGTGTGATTTATCGTGACGATCACATTATTGCTTTGAACAAACCTCCGGGTCTGCCGACCCAAGGCGGCAGCAAGCAGACGCGCCATGTGGACGGCCTTTCTGAGGCATTGAAGTTTGGCTACGAGGAAAAGCCGCGCCTTGTGCATCGGCTGGATAAGGACACATCGGGCGTACTGCTGCTGGCGCGCACGCGGCAGGCGGCGCAGGCCCTGACGTCATCGATCCGCCACCATGCCACGCGCAAGATTTACTGGGCCGTGGTGGCTGGCGTGCCGACGCCTTACCTGGGCGAAATCAAA
This is a stretch of genomic DNA from Cognatishimia activa. It encodes these proteins:
- the crcB gene encoding fluoride efflux transporter CrcB; translated protein: MFLNLTYVALGGALGAVMRYLAGLGVIRLVGTGFPLGVVTVNIVGSFLMGLFVVFAHRKGIMHLSPLVMTGFLGGFTTFSAFSLEAVTLFEKGQTGAAAFYVALSVGASIAALVLGLWIARGIWA
- a CDS encoding RluA family pseudouridine synthase, translating into MIGVQTIEVAVGDADMRLDRWLKATFPQLNQIRIEKMCRKGELRVDGGRVKPATRLEAGQMVRVPPLPDKAPEPKPRSNRISAADEKLIQSCVIYRDDHIIALNKPPGLPTQGGSKQTRHVDGLSEALKFGYEEKPRLVHRLDKDTSGVLLLARTRQAAQALTSSIRHHATRKIYWAVVAGVPTPYLGEIKYGLVKAHGHGKRGEGEKMHAVHPRDVGSTPGAKRALTQYATLYRVASRAAWVAMEPITGRTHQLRAHMAEIGHPIIGDGKYGGSGQENLGDGWGAQLGGIISKKLHLHARMMSFEHPGTKSVMTVTAPMPDHMAHTFETFDWTPDMAQEDPFEELR